One genomic window of Luteitalea pratensis includes the following:
- the queG gene encoding tRNA epoxyqueuosine(34) reductase QueG, producing MLSLDALRAHALTLGFDLCGVAQVQQVARLDYLREWVAKGYAGDLHYVMRSADARIEPERVLPGARSAIVTGTIYHTEAPLSRDREAPGIANIARYAWGEDYHQVLGRRQHLLIGWLKEHADGAFDAVGYVDTGPVQEKALAAAAGLGWIGKHTCLINQELGSWLFLSVILTTLDLPAGSSVPDRCGTCTRCLDVCPTNAIVEPYVVDATRCLSYITIESHEGIAPAQRDWVGSQVYGCDLCQDVCPWNTGVTVTEDPVWVARPLWNQATLAGLWRATDEQLQVAIRHSPMYRTKVWRIRRNLALAIAASGDPAAHAALFEQRDPVIDPSLAHAVVIEHVAWARTRIEQLRR from the coding sequence ATGCTCTCCCTTGATGCACTGAGAGCGCACGCACTGACGCTCGGGTTCGACCTCTGTGGCGTCGCACAGGTCCAGCAGGTGGCGCGGCTGGACTACCTGCGCGAGTGGGTGGCCAAGGGCTACGCGGGCGACCTCCACTACGTGATGCGCAGCGCGGACGCGCGCATCGAGCCGGAGCGCGTCCTGCCCGGGGCCCGTTCCGCGATCGTGACCGGCACGATCTACCACACCGAGGCGCCGCTCTCGCGCGATCGCGAGGCGCCGGGAATCGCGAACATCGCGCGGTACGCGTGGGGCGAGGACTACCACCAGGTGCTCGGACGCCGGCAGCACCTGCTGATCGGCTGGTTGAAGGAGCATGCCGATGGCGCATTCGACGCGGTCGGCTACGTCGATACCGGCCCGGTGCAGGAGAAGGCGCTCGCCGCCGCAGCGGGGCTCGGGTGGATCGGCAAGCACACCTGCCTGATCAACCAGGAACTCGGCTCATGGCTTTTTCTGTCGGTGATCCTCACCACGCTGGATCTGCCGGCCGGCAGCTCCGTGCCCGATCGCTGCGGGACCTGCACGCGGTGCCTCGATGTCTGCCCCACCAACGCCATCGTCGAGCCCTATGTCGTCGACGCGACGCGGTGCCTGTCCTACATCACGATCGAGTCGCACGAGGGCATCGCGCCCGCGCAACGCGACTGGGTGGGCTCGCAGGTCTACGGATGCGACCTCTGCCAGGACGTGTGCCCCTGGAACACGGGTGTCACGGTCACCGAGGATCCCGTGTGGGTCGCGCGGCCGCTGTGGAACCAGGCAACGCTCGCCGGGTTGTGGCGCGCCACCGACGAGCAACTGCAGGTGGCGATCAGGCACAGCCCGATGTATCGCACGAAGGTGTGGCGGATCCGTCGCAATCTCGCACTCGCGATCGCTGCCAGTGGCGACCCTGCGGCCCACGCCGCCCTGTTCGAGCAGCGCGACCCCGTGATTGATCCCTCCCTCGCGCACGCCGTGGTGATCGAGCATGTGGCGTGGGCACGAACGCGGATTGAACAATTGCGAAGGTAG
- a CDS encoding YqgE/AlgH family protein: MRAQRESSSLAPTLLLSMPQMLDENFERTVVLLCDHSAEGAFGLILNRPTTTAAAEAVAFDPPIEVHQGPLLWTGGPVEPQRGWILLGQPVDEDAQTQIAPDLYISTSIELLRKVIQETPVRTRVLTGYAGWGPGQLDQELAASAWLTVDVDPVLIFDTPADEMWDQALRRLGTGPGSLQVGQGVH; the protein is encoded by the coding sequence ATGCGCGCGCAACGGGAGTCCTCGAGCCTGGCGCCCACCCTTCTCCTGTCCATGCCGCAGATGCTGGACGAGAACTTCGAGCGGACGGTCGTGCTGCTCTGCGATCACTCGGCCGAGGGTGCCTTCGGGCTGATCCTCAACCGCCCGACGACGACGGCGGCGGCCGAGGCCGTCGCCTTCGATCCGCCGATCGAAGTCCACCAGGGCCCCCTGCTGTGGACCGGCGGTCCGGTCGAGCCGCAGCGCGGGTGGATCCTGCTCGGGCAACCCGTCGACGAGGACGCCCAGACGCAGATCGCACCCGACCTGTACATCTCGACGTCCATCGAACTGCTCCGGAAGGTCATCCAGGAGACGCCGGTGCGGACGCGCGTGCTGACCGGGTACGCGGGCTGGGGTCCAGGTCAGCTGGACCAGGAACTGGCCGCATCCGCGTGGCTCACGGTCGACGTCGATCCGGTGCTGATCTTCGACACGCCGGCCGACGAGATGTGGGACCAGGCGCTACGCCGGCTCGGTACCGGCCCGGGCAGCCTGCAGGTGGGGCAGGGCGTTCATTAA
- a CDS encoding (2Fe-2S)-binding protein: MTQPSSPATSVVRFSVNGEARTFEGDAQTPLLWVLRDTLKLTGTKYSCGIGLCGACTVHMDGQPVRACATPVSSVAGKKIVTIEGLAPADDEHPLQTAWKKHQVPQCGYCQSGQIMQAAALLATRPNATEAQIETYMEPILCRCGTYQRIRAAIKDAQAAGRQG, encoded by the coding sequence ATGACTCAGCCGTCCAGTCCTGCCACCTCGGTGGTCCGGTTCTCCGTCAACGGGGAAGCGCGCACGTTCGAGGGCGATGCCCAGACGCCGCTCCTGTGGGTCCTGCGAGACACGCTCAAGCTGACCGGCACGAAGTACTCGTGCGGGATCGGGCTGTGCGGCGCCTGCACCGTCCACATGGACGGGCAACCCGTTCGCGCCTGCGCCACTCCCGTGTCGAGCGTGGCGGGCAAGAAAATCGTGACCATCGAGGGACTCGCGCCCGCGGACGACGAGCATCCCCTGCAGACCGCCTGGAAGAAGCACCAGGTGCCGCAGTGCGGCTACTGCCAGAGCGGCCAGATCATGCAGGCGGCCGCGCTGCTGGCAACGCGGCCCAACGCAACCGAGGCGCAGATCGAGACCTACATGGAGCCGATCCTGTGCCGGTGTGGCACGTACCAGCGCATTCGTGCCGCCATCAAGGACGCGCAGGCGGCCGGGAGGCAGGGATGA
- a CDS encoding xanthine dehydrogenase family protein molybdopterin-binding subunit, with translation MSPVLSRRAFLGGTAAAGAFVLGTRLVPVSVFSQDALAQGPWEPGVYLAILPDGLVQIVAHRSEMGTGIRTSLPLVVADELDADWARVTIVQALGDKKYGSQNTDGSCSIKDFYEPMRVAGATARTMLEQAAAKTWNVLVGEVAARNHAVVHASSGRSLGFGALVATARTLPVPDAASLQFKKAESYRYIGKPIPSTDLDGIVKGQGIYGADVDRPGMVFASISRPPVLGSALTAVDDAAARKVAGVTDVVKLPEAKPPYMFKALGGVAVIGTSTWASMQGRNALKATWSASPNASFDSASFRTMLMDIVKTPGKVEREQGNVDATIGTGTTHEATYYTPMLAHAPMEPPMAVAEVRGGKAEVWTCTQNPQAVQDTVGDALGIPPADVTCHVTLLGGGFGRKSKPDYAAEAALLARQVGKPVKVVWTREDDLQFDYFHAPSAQYLKASVGTSGLPNAWLQRTAFPPIGSTFDEKERYGSFQVGMGFTDIPYPIANLRVENNPAPSPVRIGWLRSVAHIHHAFAVQSFTDELAALAKADRVEYLLKLIGQPRVIDLAAEGVKGFKGEPKHPFDTARLRRVIELVAEKSGWAKKPAAPGRALGIAAHYSFYSYIAAVVEVEVNARGQVTIPRVDIAVDAGTIVSPDRVVAQFEGAAVFGTSIALLSEITASGGKIDQSNFANYVLARQDNAPKQAHVHVVQSTAPPAGVGEPGVPVIAPAIANAIFAATGQRMRELPVRKVSGRA, from the coding sequence ATGAGCCCGGTGCTCTCGCGTCGCGCGTTTCTCGGAGGCACTGCGGCGGCCGGGGCCTTCGTGCTCGGCACCCGCCTGGTGCCGGTGTCGGTGTTCTCGCAGGACGCACTCGCGCAGGGACCCTGGGAGCCCGGCGTCTATCTCGCCATCCTGCCCGACGGACTCGTGCAGATCGTCGCGCACCGCTCCGAGATGGGCACCGGCATCCGCACGTCGCTGCCTCTCGTCGTGGCCGACGAACTCGACGCCGACTGGGCGCGCGTGACAATCGTGCAGGCCCTCGGCGACAAGAAGTACGGGTCGCAGAACACCGACGGCTCCTGTTCGATCAAGGACTTCTACGAGCCGATGCGCGTCGCCGGCGCCACCGCGCGCACGATGCTCGAACAGGCAGCCGCGAAGACGTGGAACGTACTGGTTGGCGAAGTCGCGGCCCGCAACCACGCGGTGGTCCACGCGAGCAGCGGCAGGTCGCTCGGCTTCGGCGCACTCGTCGCGACCGCCCGCACGCTGCCCGTCCCTGACGCCGCTTCGCTCCAGTTCAAGAAAGCCGAGTCGTACCGTTACATCGGCAAGCCCATTCCCTCTACCGACCTCGACGGGATCGTCAAGGGACAGGGCATCTACGGCGCCGACGTCGATCGTCCCGGCATGGTCTTCGCGTCGATCTCGCGGCCGCCCGTGCTCGGTAGTGCGCTGACGGCGGTCGACGATGCGGCGGCGCGCAAGGTCGCCGGCGTGACCGATGTCGTCAAGCTGCCGGAAGCGAAACCGCCGTACATGTTCAAGGCGCTCGGCGGCGTCGCGGTGATTGGCACGAGCACGTGGGCGTCGATGCAGGGCCGCAATGCGCTGAAGGCGACATGGTCGGCGAGCCCGAATGCGTCGTTCGACTCTGCCTCGTTCCGCACGATGCTGATGGACATCGTCAAGACGCCTGGCAAGGTCGAGCGCGAGCAGGGCAACGTCGACGCGACGATCGGCACGGGCACGACGCACGAGGCGACGTACTACACGCCGATGCTGGCGCACGCGCCAATGGAGCCGCCCATGGCGGTCGCCGAAGTGCGGGGCGGCAAGGCGGAGGTCTGGACCTGCACGCAGAACCCGCAGGCGGTGCAGGATACCGTCGGCGACGCGCTGGGCATCCCGCCGGCCGACGTGACCTGTCACGTCACGCTCCTCGGTGGCGGGTTCGGCCGCAAGTCCAAGCCTGATTACGCCGCCGAGGCGGCGCTACTTGCCAGGCAGGTCGGCAAGCCCGTGAAGGTGGTGTGGACGCGGGAGGACGACCTGCAATTCGACTACTTCCATGCGCCATCGGCACAGTACCTGAAGGCGTCCGTGGGCACGAGCGGCCTGCCGAACGCCTGGCTGCAGCGCACAGCGTTCCCGCCGATCGGGTCGACCTTCGACGAGAAGGAGCGATACGGCAGCTTTCAGGTCGGCATGGGGTTCACCGACATCCCGTATCCGATTGCGAACCTGCGCGTGGAGAACAATCCCGCTCCGTCACCGGTCCGTATCGGCTGGCTGCGGTCGGTCGCGCACATCCATCATGCGTTCGCCGTCCAGAGCTTCACTGACGAACTCGCGGCGCTCGCCAAGGCGGATCGCGTCGAGTACCTCCTGAAGCTGATTGGGCAGCCGCGTGTGATCGACCTCGCCGCTGAAGGTGTGAAGGGGTTCAAGGGCGAACCGAAGCATCCGTTCGACACGGCGCGCCTGCGCCGGGTGATCGAACTGGTCGCGGAGAAATCCGGCTGGGCGAAGAAGCCGGCGGCGCCGGGTCGCGCGCTCGGCATCGCTGCGCACTACAGCTTCTACAGCTACATTGCCGCTGTCGTCGAGGTGGAGGTCAACGCTCGCGGACAGGTCACGATCCCGCGTGTCGACATCGCCGTCGATGCGGGCACGATCGTCAGCCCGGACCGCGTCGTGGCGCAGTTCGAGGGCGCGGCGGTCTTCGGCACGAGCATCGCGCTGCTCAGCGAGATCACCGCCTCGGGCGGGAAGATCGATCAGAGCAACTTTGCCAACTACGTCCTCGCGCGGCAGGACAATGCGCCGAAGCAGGCACACGTGCACGTGGTCCAGAGCACCGCGCCGCCTGCCGGCGTGGGCGAGCCCGGTGTGCCGGTGATCGCGCCGGCGATCGCCAATGCGATCTTCGCGGCCACGGGTCAGCGGATGCGGGAGCTGCCCGTCCGCAAGGTGTCGGGTAGAGCGTGA
- the acnA gene encoding aconitate hydratase AcnA, with protein sequence MSDSFKTRRTLTVGSETVHYYSLPSLEAAGFPGVATLPYSLRILLENLLRKEDGAFVKKEDVATLAGWDVKGGAQREIAFMPARVLLQDFTGVPAVVDLAAMRDGVVKLGGDPSRVNPLQPVELVIDHSVQVDHFGQGDSFALNVDLEYQRNGERYEFLRWGQNAFSNFRVVPPGTGIVHQVNVEYLARVVCREDVDGQTHVFPDTLFGTDSHTTMVNGLGVVGWGVGGIEAEAAMLGQPSSMLIPDVVGFKLTGKLQEGITATDLVLTITERLRKHGVVGKFVEFYGPGLSHLTIADRATIGNMSPEYGSTIAIFPIDDMTLDFLRLTGRSASQVALVEAYARAQQLYRTEETLDPVYTNTIELDLATVEPSLSGPRRPQDRVPLNNAKASFGTSLAAMLAEPKKKGGGGGTAAALAVHAPAWAAQVDHGAVVVAAITSCTNTSNPSVMIAAGLVAKKAVEKGLTSKPWVKTSLAPGSQVVTEYYEKSGLNTYLDALGFNLVGYGCTTCIGNSGPLPDDVAALIDEKDLVVCSVLSGNRNFEGRIQPQVRANYLASPPLVVAYALAGSMTVDITKEPLGRDQAGKDVYLKDIWPTQQEVQQTMLAAVQSEMYQRRYADVFKGDKRWQALPAPQGDRFAWKDASTYIANPPYFEGMTLEPAPITDVSGARVLALLGDSVTTDHISPAGSIKADSPAGKYLIAHGVQPRDFNQYGARRGHHDVMMRGTFANIRLRNQIAPGTEGGVTLYLPGDEQMSIFDASMKYQAAGVPLMVIAGKEYGSGSSRDWAAKGTRLLGVRAVIAESFERIHRSNLVNMGVLPLQFKDGESAASLGLNGREVFDIALAQLQPRGQLAITAKAEDGRIKTFTVRVRVDTPEELNAYRHGGILPYVVRQLVKKQ encoded by the coding sequence ATGTCCGACTCCTTCAAGACGCGCCGCACTCTCACGGTCGGAAGCGAGACCGTGCACTACTACAGCCTGCCGTCCCTCGAGGCGGCCGGGTTCCCCGGGGTGGCGACGCTGCCGTATTCGCTGCGCATCCTGCTGGAGAACCTGTTGCGCAAGGAAGACGGCGCGTTCGTCAAGAAGGAGGACGTCGCGACCCTTGCCGGGTGGGACGTCAAGGGGGGCGCCCAGCGGGAGATCGCGTTCATGCCCGCCCGCGTCCTGCTCCAGGACTTCACGGGCGTCCCGGCCGTGGTCGACCTCGCGGCCATGCGTGACGGCGTGGTCAAGCTGGGAGGCGATCCGTCCCGCGTGAACCCGCTCCAGCCTGTGGAACTGGTCATCGATCACTCGGTTCAAGTCGACCATTTCGGACAGGGCGACAGCTTCGCGCTCAACGTCGATCTCGAGTACCAGCGCAACGGCGAACGCTACGAGTTCCTGCGCTGGGGCCAGAACGCGTTCTCGAACTTCCGTGTCGTGCCACCGGGCACGGGCATCGTCCACCAGGTCAATGTCGAGTACCTCGCGCGCGTCGTCTGCCGCGAGGACGTCGACGGGCAGACCCACGTGTTCCCCGACACCCTCTTCGGCACCGACTCGCACACGACGATGGTGAACGGGCTCGGTGTGGTGGGGTGGGGCGTCGGCGGCATCGAGGCCGAGGCCGCGATGCTCGGCCAGCCGTCCTCGATGCTGATTCCGGACGTCGTCGGCTTCAAGCTCACCGGCAAGTTGCAGGAAGGCATCACCGCGACCGACCTGGTGCTCACGATCACCGAACGCCTCCGCAAGCACGGGGTGGTCGGCAAGTTCGTCGAGTTCTACGGTCCCGGCCTGAGCCACCTGACCATCGCGGACCGCGCGACCATCGGCAACATGTCGCCCGAATACGGCTCGACGATCGCGATCTTCCCGATCGACGACATGACGCTGGACTTCCTCCGGCTCACCGGCCGGTCGGCGTCGCAGGTGGCGCTGGTCGAGGCATACGCGCGCGCGCAGCAGCTCTATCGCACCGAAGAGACGCTCGACCCCGTGTACACCAACACGATCGAACTCGACCTCGCCACGGTGGAGCCCAGCCTGTCGGGACCGCGTCGTCCGCAGGACCGCGTGCCGCTGAACAACGCCAAGGCCTCGTTCGGTACGTCGCTGGCGGCGATGCTGGCCGAGCCGAAGAAGAAGGGTGGCGGGGGCGGAACGGCCGCCGCACTCGCCGTGCATGCGCCGGCGTGGGCGGCCCAGGTCGATCACGGCGCCGTCGTCGTCGCGGCGATCACGAGCTGCACGAATACCTCGAACCCGAGCGTGATGATTGCCGCCGGCCTGGTCGCGAAGAAGGCGGTGGAGAAGGGCCTGACGAGCAAGCCCTGGGTGAAGACGTCGCTCGCGCCCGGCTCGCAGGTCGTGACGGAGTATTACGAGAAGTCCGGGCTGAACACCTACCTCGACGCCCTGGGCTTCAACCTGGTGGGCTATGGCTGCACGACGTGCATTGGCAACAGCGGTCCGCTGCCCGACGACGTCGCGGCGCTGATCGACGAGAAGGATCTCGTCGTCTGCTCGGTCCTGAGTGGCAACCGGAACTTCGAGGGACGCATCCAGCCGCAGGTGCGCGCGAACTATCTCGCGTCGCCGCCGCTGGTGGTCGCGTACGCGCTGGCCGGCAGCATGACCGTGGACATCACGAAGGAGCCGCTCGGGAGGGATCAGGCCGGCAAGGACGTGTACCTGAAGGACATCTGGCCGACGCAGCAGGAAGTGCAGCAGACCATGCTGGCGGCCGTGCAGTCGGAGATGTACCAGCGCCGCTACGCCGACGTGTTCAAGGGCGACAAGCGGTGGCAGGCCCTGCCCGCGCCGCAGGGCGATCGGTTCGCGTGGAAGGACGCCTCGACCTACATCGCCAACCCGCCCTACTTCGAGGGCATGACCCTCGAGCCGGCGCCGATCACCGACGTCTCCGGCGCGCGCGTGCTGGCCCTGCTCGGCGACAGCGTCACGACCGATCACATCTCGCCGGCGGGATCGATCAAGGCCGACAGCCCCGCGGGCAAGTACCTGATCGCCCATGGCGTGCAGCCGCGCGACTTCAACCAGTACGGCGCGCGTCGCGGGCACCACGACGTGATGATGCGGGGCACGTTTGCCAACATCCGCCTGCGCAACCAGATCGCGCCGGGGACCGAAGGCGGGGTCACGCTCTACCTGCCCGGTGACGAGCAGATGAGCATCTTCGATGCCTCGATGAAGTACCAGGCGGCGGGCGTGCCGCTGATGGTCATCGCGGGTAAGGAATACGGATCCGGCTCGTCACGCGACTGGGCGGCCAAGGGGACGCGCCTGCTCGGCGTGCGCGCGGTGATTGCGGAAAGCTTCGAGCGCATCCACCGCAGCAACCTCGTCAACATGGGCGTGCTGCCGCTGCAGTTCAAGGATGGCGAGAGCGCGGCCAGCCTTGGCCTGAATGGTCGCGAGGTGTTCGACATCGCGCTGGCGCAGCTGCAGCCGCGCGGCCAGCTGGCGATCACGGCGAAAGCCGAGGACGGCCGCATCAAGACCTTCACGGTGCGTGTACGGGTGGACACACCGGAAGAGCTGAACGCGTACCGGCATGGCGGCATTCTTCCGTACGTGGTTCGCCAGTTGGTGAAGAAGCAGTAG